In a genomic window of Halalkalicoccus sp. CG83:
- a CDS encoding GntP family permease — translation MVLDTPLVPFAIGVVTVVALLVLLKLPAFVGLIIAAMAIGIATPEVPFAEVPAEIAESFGDVMVAIGIPILMAAIIGKTLMDSGAADRIVRAFLSLTGEDRSEYALFGSSFVLSIPVFFDNVFYLLAPLGRSMKARTGVKFSLYISVLAAGALATHMLVPPTPGPLAMAAELGVDLGLAIVVGAVVALPAALLGGVVYGRFLHSREDFPLREAMGSSPEDLQEKTQRPTSELPGLLESSLPIAVPVVLIASNTIGDVLADAGAVAEDGVVVPLTSFLGDANFALTAAAMLSAYTFFRMEMAGDRDRFGDELTEAIKSGGNIIAITAAGGTFGAMLAAAGVGEYIAGGLQELGFGLLFAGWLIAAVIRVAQGSGTVAILTGAAIMAPLAGGLAANPVYLMMAIGFGGMIAPWYNDSGFWIISEVAGITQMETFKTYSATSTIMSVSGLLIVLALSTLVPL, via the coding sequence ATGGTACTCGATACCCCGCTCGTACCGTTCGCGATCGGCGTAGTCACGGTCGTCGCGCTGCTCGTCCTGCTGAAGCTGCCCGCGTTCGTCGGGCTGATCATCGCCGCGATGGCGATCGGGATCGCCACGCCGGAGGTCCCGTTCGCCGAGGTGCCGGCGGAGATCGCCGAGTCGTTCGGCGACGTGATGGTCGCGATCGGGATCCCCATCCTGATGGCCGCGATCATCGGCAAGACGCTGATGGACAGCGGGGCCGCCGATCGGATCGTTCGAGCCTTCCTCTCGCTGACCGGCGAGGACCGTTCGGAGTACGCGCTGTTCGGCTCGAGCTTCGTGCTGTCGATCCCGGTGTTCTTCGACAACGTCTTCTACCTGCTCGCGCCGCTGGGCCGCTCGATGAAGGCCCGTACGGGCGTGAAGTTCTCGCTGTACATCTCGGTACTGGCGGCGGGCGCGCTCGCGACGCACATGCTCGTCCCCCCGACGCCCGGCCCGCTCGCGATGGCCGCCGAGCTGGGCGTCGATCTGGGTCTGGCGATCGTCGTCGGCGCGGTCGTCGCGCTGCCGGCGGCGCTTCTGGGCGGGGTGGTCTACGGGCGATTCCTCCATAGCCGCGAGGACTTCCCGCTCCGGGAGGCGATGGGCTCCTCGCCGGAGGACCTCCAGGAGAAGACCCAGCGGCCCACGAGCGAGCTGCCCGGATTGCTGGAGTCGTCGCTGCCGATCGCCGTTCCAGTAGTCCTCATCGCCTCGAACACGATCGGGGACGTGCTCGCCGACGCGGGCGCCGTCGCCGAGGACGGTGTCGTCGTCCCGCTGACCTCGTTTCTCGGCGACGCGAACTTCGCGCTGACGGCGGCCGCGATGCTCTCTGCGTACACCTTCTTCCGCATGGAGATGGCCGGCGACCGTGACCGCTTCGGCGACGAACTGACCGAGGCGATCAAGAGCGGCGGTAACATCATCGCGATCACCGCCGCCGGCGGCACCTTCGGCGCGATGCTCGCGGCGGCGGGCGTCGGCGAGTACATCGCCGGCGGGCTCCAAGAGCTCGGCTTCGGCCTGCTCTTCGCGGGGTGGCTCATCGCCGCCGTGATCCGCGTCGCCCAGGGTTCGGGCACGGTCGCGATCCTCACCGGCGCGGCGATCATGGCGCCGCTCGCGGGCGGGCTCGCCGCCAACCCGGTCTATCTGATGATGGCGATCGGCTTCGGCGGAATGATCGCACCGTGGTACAACGACAGCGGCTTCTGGATCATCAGCGAGGTCGCAGGCATCACCCAGATGGAGACGTTCAAGACCTACTCAGCGACCTCGACGATCATGTCGGTCTCGGGGCTGTTGATCGTCCTCGCCCTCTCGACGCTCGTTCCCCTCTAG
- a CDS encoding four-carbon acid sugar kinase family protein translates to MPRALVAADDLTGATDTAHAFAKRGYRTAVQVDPDGAPPDATVLAVNTDSRYVDPETAADRVGRAIEASDARVVYGKVDSTLRGNVASEVGAAMDRGFDLGLVAPASPAVGRITASGYHLVDGRLLSDTEYADDPNGPRSSRLPTLFEGADRSVRHLDAGTVAAGPGAVREAVVGTPSGTLFTCDVTHDRHLEAIARAGSDIDRRVLYVGSAGLAEHVIVPGEPDREPLEIVGDGGALGIVGSVSERSLEQLAALPGDWVIALEPEELLSDPESAGQEAGRRAAERLAAGEHAVVTAAPDRETVDRTLAVGREAGLDEGPIRDRVASALASATRAGFDVVGQRPTASGAPLRAADPAGLFVTGGDVAMAAFDALGVSALSLSGEAIEAGIPVSRLEGGPADGTPVVTKAGGFGGKETAVNCLRYLGGDHE, encoded by the coding sequence ATGCCACGCGCGCTGGTCGCCGCCGACGACCTCACCGGCGCGACCGACACCGCCCACGCGTTCGCGAAGCGCGGCTATCGCACGGCGGTACAGGTCGATCCCGACGGAGCGCCGCCCGATGCGACGGTTCTGGCCGTGAACACCGACTCGCGGTACGTCGATCCCGAGACGGCCGCCGATCGGGTCGGCCGAGCGATCGAGGCGAGCGACGCCCGCGTCGTCTACGGGAAGGTCGACTCGACGCTGCGGGGGAACGTCGCGAGCGAGGTCGGGGCCGCGATGGACCGCGGGTTCGACCTCGGGTTGGTCGCGCCCGCCTCGCCCGCGGTCGGCCGGATCACCGCGAGCGGCTACCACCTCGTCGACGGTCGACTGCTCTCGGACACCGAGTACGCGGACGACCCGAACGGCCCCCGTTCCTCGCGTCTCCCGACGCTGTTCGAGGGGGCGGATCGGTCCGTCCGCCACCTCGACGCGGGAACGGTCGCCGCCGGCCCCGGGGCCGTCCGCGAGGCGGTCGTCGGCACCCCCTCGGGAACGCTTTTCACCTGCGACGTGACCCACGACCGGCACCTCGAGGCGATCGCACGGGCAGGCAGCGACATCGACCGACGGGTACTCTACGTCGGCAGCGCCGGTCTCGCGGAACACGTGATCGTTCCGGGCGAACCCGATCGCGAACCTCTCGAAATCGTCGGCGACGGCGGCGCGCTGGGGATCGTCGGCAGCGTCAGCGAACGATCGCTGGAGCAGCTCGCGGCGCTCCCGGGGGACTGGGTGATCGCCCTCGAACCGGAGGAGCTGCTCTCCGACCCGGAGTCCGCGGGTCAGGAGGCGGGCCGGCGAGCCGCAGAGCGCCTCGCGGCGGGCGAGCACGCCGTCGTCACGGCGGCACCGGATCGGGAGACGGTCGATCGGACGCTCGCCGTCGGTCGGGAGGCGGGGCTCGATGAGGGACCGATCCGGGATCGAGTCGCCAGCGCGCTCGCGAGCGCGACACGGGCGGGGTTCGACGTTGTCGGACAGCGTCCGACCGCCAGCGGAGCACCGCTCCGCGCTGCCGATCCCGCGGGCCTGTTCGTCACCGGCGGCGACGTGGCGATGGCGGCCTTCGACGCGCTCGGCGTCAGCGCGCTGTCGCTCTCGGGCGAGGCGATCGAGGCGGGGATCCCCGTCAGCCGTCTCGAGGGCGGGCCGGCTGACGGCACGCCGGTCGTCACGAAGGCCGGCGGGTTCGGGGGGAAGGAGACAGCGGTTAACTGCCTCCGGTACCTCGGTGGCGACCATGAGTAA
- a CDS encoding glycoside hydrolase family 97 catalytic domain-containing protein, protein MNENPSQERGAESSRRGFLGGVGALIAAAAYTRDVPAAVAARVTNEEDDAIQRVESPDGSITVTVDVSEGVPSYEVAHGDDTYIEPSTLGFDFRNQPTFGASADGGAGAGIEVTGSERESQTEEWEPVWGEFGDVSAEYESLVVGLEEVEGPGRSANLELRVFDDGFGFRVVLDEGFASNSERAVVTSENTAVEFAADYTAWWIRNEVTNPRYEQEYEETRLSEIPGGTRETRPTDTPLRNGAHTPLTVEAADVYLSVHEANLEDYASATLAAPEGSGTAFTTELTPLPDGTKASLSLPAMTPWRTVQIGESPGDLIESQLIPLLADPLDESALPTAGGEPDTDWITPRKYVGIWWTMIAGSANWEYRDDDSFESPEEAAGYVHGARTERMKRYMAFAGENGIDSVLVEGWNEGWDTYPGDGSGLEFGVDDSYPDFDVREVTEFGQGLDGGVEMTIHNETAGNLPNYEEQILDDDVFEQYEDVGIRSIKNGYVSDAGLGIDGDGSEPTHNQHNQLAVNHHRLVIQEAASDRQMLEIHEAIPPTGEIRTYPNVANREVVRAQEFDGFGQLGSDVGREHHVTLPFTRMLAGPTSFQPGIFDLTFNDDRGGQIQTTRAKQLAMYPNYLSGLQMAADRLEAYVDGGFEVGELVQAASGELEGMITLDEWRNAFGTNYVAVDPNRVPSGSSVAFTVRDVDAAGTYDLHLRYASAPEDNAGRVVEAGAPRATLRVNDSTETIEPSFTEYWDEWEVFTTEVELEAGDNEVAIELEYDDGETFEDDVGGFNLNTVAVTEAGEPSPVPAAYEGYTPENENFDAEPEFEFIEEVPAAGWDETRVVDAEIGDYVVTARRKGEEWYVGAMTDEGGRALDVPLDFLAPGESGGAGQGNRQGPNYVAEIYSDGIGGGVDADPTSVRIDEAIVNPDSTMLASMAPSGGTAIRLRRARGRESKDLPDYERPQQELTYSIASEVELNEPAITATGSNDAAFVGGTTVEIEVDGELATVDNVRLPPGASDETVELGYRISSIGSYDVVVRDPEDGSELASGTVTVEPGELIAELDDPGGDDDGPGEYVYPTDDAFEDGAFDLLSLDVYESEEEFLFAFEVENLYDAFGGEFSPHYFVLYLRDPSRSDGRTSDLGDLELTAEFDEAWHYRIDASGFGRGVVDAEGTDLGTPETLADFESGTAIVTVEKDLLSDLDLADAEVAPVVGSEDRGTLRGVDIEAGPFTFGGAREGAVENAPRIVDLLTPEGVDQTDALDYDEGSLASVPFTPL, encoded by the coding sequence ATGAATGAGAACCCATCACAAGAGAGGGGCGCCGAGTCGAGTCGTCGGGGCTTTCTCGGCGGCGTCGGGGCGCTCATCGCCGCGGCGGCGTACACCCGGGACGTTCCCGCGGCGGTGGCCGCTCGGGTGACGAACGAGGAAGACGACGCGATCCAGCGCGTCGAGTCGCCCGACGGGTCGATCACCGTGACCGTCGACGTCTCTGAGGGCGTTCCGAGCTACGAGGTCGCCCATGGCGACGACACCTACATCGAGCCCTCGACGCTGGGTTTCGACTTCCGGAACCAGCCGACGTTCGGCGCGTCGGCCGACGGGGGCGCCGGCGCCGGGATCGAGGTCACGGGCAGCGAACGCGAGTCGCAAACCGAGGAGTGGGAGCCCGTCTGGGGCGAGTTCGGTGACGTCTCGGCCGAGTACGAGTCGCTGGTCGTCGGCCTGGAGGAGGTCGAGGGGCCGGGCCGCTCGGCCAACCTCGAACTCCGCGTCTTCGACGACGGGTTCGGATTCCGGGTCGTCCTCGACGAGGGGTTCGCGAGCAACTCGGAGAGAGCGGTCGTCACGAGCGAGAACACCGCCGTCGAGTTCGCAGCCGACTACACCGCGTGGTGGATCCGCAACGAGGTCACCAACCCCCGGTACGAACAGGAGTACGAGGAGACGCGGCTCTCCGAGATCCCCGGCGGGACGCGCGAGACGCGGCCCACCGACACCCCGCTTCGAAACGGCGCGCACACGCCGCTGACCGTCGAGGCGGCCGACGTCTATCTGAGCGTCCACGAGGCGAACCTCGAGGACTACGCCTCGGCGACGCTCGCGGCGCCCGAGGGGAGCGGGACGGCGTTCACGACCGAGCTCACGCCGCTACCCGACGGGACGAAGGCGTCGCTCTCTCTGCCGGCGATGACGCCCTGGCGAACGGTCCAGATCGGCGAGAGCCCGGGCGACCTGATCGAGTCACAGCTGATTCCTCTCCTAGCTGACCCGCTCGACGAGTCGGCGCTGCCGACCGCCGGCGGCGAGCCCGATACGGACTGGATCACCCCGCGAAAGTACGTCGGCATCTGGTGGACGATGATCGCGGGCTCCGCCAACTGGGAGTACCGAGACGACGACTCCTTCGAGAGCCCCGAGGAGGCGGCGGGCTACGTCCACGGTGCGCGGACCGAGCGGATGAAGCGCTACATGGCGTTCGCGGGCGAGAACGGCATCGACAGCGTGCTCGTCGAGGGCTGGAACGAGGGCTGGGACACCTACCCCGGCGACGGTTCCGGACTCGAGTTCGGCGTCGACGACTCGTATCCCGACTTCGACGTGCGGGAGGTGACGGAGTTCGGGCAGGGGCTCGACGGCGGGGTGGAGATGACGATCCACAACGAGACGGCGGGGAACCTCCCGAACTACGAGGAGCAGATCCTCGATGACGACGTCTTCGAGCAGTACGAGGACGTGGGGATCCGCTCGATCAAGAACGGCTACGTCTCGGACGCGGGGCTGGGGATCGACGGCGACGGCTCCGAGCCGACTCATAACCAGCACAACCAGCTGGCGGTCAACCACCATCGACTGGTCATCCAGGAGGCGGCGAGCGACCGCCAGATGCTCGAGATCCACGAGGCCATCCCGCCGACGGGGGAGATCCGGACGTACCCCAACGTGGCGAACCGCGAGGTGGTCCGAGCCCAGGAGTTCGACGGGTTCGGCCAACTGGGATCGGACGTTGGCCGGGAACACCACGTCACGCTGCCCTTTACGCGGATGTTGGCGGGTCCGACCAGCTTCCAGCCCGGCATCTTCGACCTCACGTTCAACGACGATCGGGGCGGCCAGATCCAGACGACGCGGGCGAAACAGCTCGCGATGTACCCGAACTACCTCAGCGGGCTGCAGATGGCCGCCGACCGGCTCGAGGCGTACGTCGACGGCGGGTTCGAGGTCGGCGAGCTCGTCCAGGCGGCCTCGGGTGAGCTCGAGGGCATGATCACGCTCGACGAGTGGCGAAACGCCTTCGGGACGAACTACGTCGCGGTCGACCCCAACCGGGTTCCGAGCGGGTCGTCGGTCGCCTTCACCGTCAGGGACGTCGACGCCGCCGGTACGTACGACCTCCACCTCCGCTACGCGAGCGCGCCGGAGGACAACGCGGGGCGAGTCGTCGAGGCCGGTGCGCCGCGGGCGACCCTCCGGGTCAACGACTCGACCGAGACGATCGAGCCCTCGTTCACGGAGTACTGGGACGAGTGGGAGGTGTTCACGACCGAGGTAGAACTCGAGGCGGGCGACAACGAGGTCGCGATCGAGCTGGAGTACGACGACGGCGAGACCTTCGAGGACGACGTCGGCGGGTTCAACCTGAACACGGTCGCGGTCACCGAGGCCGGCGAACCCTCGCCGGTCCCCGCAGCGTACGAGGGTTACACCCCCGAGAACGAGAACTTCGACGCGGAGCCGGAGTTCGAGTTCATCGAGGAGGTCCCCGCTGCCGGTTGGGACGAAACCCGGGTCGTCGACGCGGAGATCGGTGATTACGTCGTCACCGCCCGACGGAAGGGCGAGGAGTGGTACGTCGGCGCGATGACCGACGAGGGCGGGCGCGCACTCGACGTTCCCTTGGACTTCCTCGCGCCCGGCGAGTCCGGCGGGGCTGGTCAGGGCAATCGACAGGGGCCGAACTACGTCGCCGAGATCTACTCCGACGGGATCGGCGGCGGGGTCGACGCCGATCCCACCAGCGTGCGGATCGACGAGGCGATCGTGAACCCGGATTCCACGATGCTGGCCTCGATGGCGCCGAGCGGCGGGACCGCGATCCGGCTCCGACGCGCGCGCGGCAGAGAGAGCAAGGATCTTCCCGACTACGAGCGTCCCCAACAGGAGCTCACCTACTCGATCGCGTCGGAGGTCGAGCTGAACGAGCCAGCCATCACCGCGACCGGCTCGAACGACGCGGCGTTCGTCGGCGGGACGACCGTCGAGATCGAAGTCGACGGGGAGCTCGCGACCGTCGACAACGTCCGGCTCCCGCCGGGCGCATCGGACGAAACGGTCGAGCTGGGCTATCGGATCAGCTCGATCGGGAGCTACGACGTCGTCGTGCGCGATCCCGAGGACGGAAGCGAGCTCGCGTCGGGCACCGTCACCGTCGAACCCGGCGAGCTGATCGCCGAGCTCGACGATCCGGGCGGCGATGACGACGGCCCCGGCGAGTACGTCTACCCGACCGACGACGCGTTCGAGGACGGCGCGTTCGACCTGCTGTCGCTCGACGTCTACGAGTCGGAGGAGGAGTTCCTGTTCGCCTTCGAGGTCGAGAACCTCTACGACGCCTTCGGCGGCGAGTTCTCGCCCCACTACTTCGTCCTCTACCTGCGCGATCCCTCGCGGTCGGACGGGCGGACGAGCGACCTCGGCGACCTCGAACTCACCGCCGAGTTCGACGAGGCGTGGCACTACCGGATCGACGCCAGCGGCTTCGGACGGGGCGTCGTCGATGCCGAGGGGACCGACCTCGGGACGCCGGAAACGCTCGCCGACTTCGAGAGCGGTACGGCGATCGTCACGGTCGAGAAGGACCTACTCTCCGATCTGGACCTCGCCGATGCCGAGGTCGCGCCGGTCGTCGGAAGCGAGGACCGGGGAACGCTCCGCGGGGTCGATATCGAGGCCGGACCGTTCACTTTCGGCGGCGCACGCGAGGGCGCGGTCGAGAATGCCCCGCGAATCGTCGATCTCCTGACGCCGGAGGGCGTCGACCAGACCGACGCGCTCGACTACGACGAAGGGTCGCTCGCCTCGGTGCCGTTCACGCCGCTGTAG
- a CDS encoding nickel pincer cofactor-dependent isomerase, group 22 encodes MNVEFPDAETLRGANDVEREDLPRFASVSRERDLDSIEDVEGAARKAVSELPLDSLAPGAEVAITAGSRGIHDMPVLLEGAVDELRERGFEPSVIAAMGSHGGATSEGQRETLEALDITEDRMGCPIRTSMAVEAVGEDSLGREVLVAEDALAADAVILANRIKPHTDFHGPVESGLCKMAVIGLGKHRGAESLHNAGLAADFSEVIEERAALIIEESPVVGGIGLIENAADRATHVKGIPADAILDREPELLDRAREELPTLPVDDLDLLIVDELGKEISGTGMDTNVIGRVLFHGEREPDSPAITRIYARSLTPASHGNGLGLGLADFVHRDVVEDLELSDMYVNIATSGEPSRARIPFTVPDDLTALVLACSTTGVADPSELRVARIESTMEPDDLLVSEPVVRELEGREDVSVGEPRPLALEDGTLPPLE; translated from the coding sequence ATGAACGTCGAGTTTCCGGACGCCGAGACGCTTCGAGGGGCGAACGACGTCGAACGCGAGGACCTCCCGCGATTCGCGAGCGTCAGCCGCGAGCGCGACCTCGACTCGATCGAGGACGTCGAGGGTGCGGCCCGGAAGGCCGTTTCGGAACTGCCGCTCGACTCGCTCGCACCCGGCGCGGAGGTGGCGATCACCGCCGGCAGTCGGGGGATCCACGACATGCCCGTGCTGCTGGAGGGCGCGGTCGACGAGCTTCGAGAGCGGGGGTTCGAGCCGTCGGTGATCGCGGCGATGGGCTCGCACGGCGGGGCGACGAGCGAGGGCCAGCGCGAGACCCTCGAGGCGCTCGACATCACCGAAGATCGAATGGGCTGTCCGATCCGGACCTCGATGGCCGTCGAGGCGGTCGGCGAGGACTCGCTGGGCAGGGAGGTGCTCGTCGCCGAGGACGCCCTCGCAGCCGACGCCGTGATCCTCGCGAACCGGATCAAGCCCCACACCGACTTCCACGGCCCCGTCGAGAGCGGCCTCTGTAAGATGGCGGTGATCGGCCTCGGGAAACACCGCGGGGCGGAGTCGCTACACAACGCCGGGCTCGCCGCCGATTTCAGCGAGGTCATCGAGGAACGCGCTGCACTGATAATCGAGGAGAGTCCGGTCGTCGGCGGGATCGGCCTGATCGAGAACGCCGCGGACCGCGCGACCCACGTCAAGGGGATCCCCGCCGACGCGATCCTCGATCGCGAACCCGAACTGCTCGATCGCGCGCGCGAGGAACTCCCCACGCTCCCGGTCGACGACCTCGACCTGCTGATCGTCGACGAGCTCGGAAAGGAGATCTCGGGGACGGGCATGGACACCAACGTGATCGGGCGGGTGCTGTTCCACGGGGAGCGCGAACCCGATTCGCCCGCGATCACCCGGATCTATGCCCGCTCGCTCACGCCGGCCTCCCACGGCAACGGCCTCGGACTGGGACTCGCGGACTTCGTCCACCGGGACGTCGTCGAGGACCTCGAACTCTCGGACATGTACGTCAACATCGCCACAAGCGGCGAGCCATCGCGGGCGCGGATCCCCTTCACCGTTCCCGACGACCTGACCGCGCTGGTCCTGGCCTGCTCGACGACCGGCGTCGCTGACCCGTCCGAACTGCGGGTCGCCCGGATCGAGAGCACGATGGAGCCCGACGACCTGCTGGTTTCCGAGCCGGTCGTCCGCGAACTCGAGGGTCGTGAGGACGTCTCGGTCGGCGAGCCACGGCCGCTCGCCCTCGAGGACGGGACGTTGCCCCCGCTCGAGTGA
- a CDS encoding universal stress protein: MYDRILVPTDGSEQSARATDHALEIARQFGSAVHAIHVVDDRGAGRAAEAVSDLSPNSPERQAMDERRKEAGNELTAAITERAREAGLDTHGEVIHGEPADEITEYARTNDVDLIVIGARGRSAVGKFLLGSVAGKVSRHASTPVMLVRPDQ, translated from the coding sequence GTGTACGACCGAATCCTCGTTCCGACCGACGGCAGCGAACAGTCCGCGCGCGCGACGGATCACGCCCTCGAGATCGCCCGACAGTTCGGAAGCGCCGTTCACGCGATCCACGTCGTCGACGATCGGGGCGCGGGCCGCGCCGCGGAGGCGGTGAGCGATCTCTCGCCGAACTCCCCCGAGCGGCAGGCGATGGACGAACGCCGCAAGGAGGCGGGCAACGAACTGACGGCCGCCATCACCGAACGCGCCCGCGAGGCCGGCCTCGACACCCACGGCGAGGTCATACACGGCGAGCCGGCCGACGAGATCACGGAGTACGCCCGAACGAACGACGTGGACCTCATCGTGATCGGTGCACGCGGGCGGAGCGCGGTCGGGAAGTTCCTGCTCGGAAGCGTCGCCGGCAAGGTCTCGAGACACGCTTCGACGCCAGTGATGCTGGTCAGACCCGACCAGTAA
- the pdxA gene encoding 4-hydroxythreonine-4-phosphate dehydrogenase PdxA, producing MSKPTIGITMGDPAGIGPEIVVKGYRELLEVANPLVIGDAGTVEAACGICGSDLGIQRISAPADASFDSDEIPVLDLENVDDLERGVVREAYGAASLEYVERAIELALDERIDAITTAPINKQSTKLAGSEYAGHTGMLADYTGTESYSMMLIEEPLRVSHVSTHVPLREACDLVTRENVLETIRVTDEALRELGIEEPTVAVAGLNPHASDGGLLGEEDGREIEPAVEDAREEGIDALGPESPDTVYVQAARGAADCVVSMYHDQGHIPIKTLGFAEGGAVSGVNVTIGLPIIRTSVDHGTAFDIAGEGVASERSLLDAVEVASEMARRRTRAEADGGEP from the coding sequence ATGAGTAAACCCACGATCGGGATCACGATGGGCGATCCCGCGGGGATCGGCCCGGAGATCGTCGTGAAGGGATATCGCGAGCTCCTCGAGGTCGCGAACCCGCTGGTGATCGGCGACGCCGGCACCGTGGAGGCCGCTTGCGGGATCTGCGGGTCGGACCTCGGGATCCAGCGGATCTCGGCTCCCGCCGACGCCTCGTTCGACTCGGACGAAATCCCGGTGCTCGACCTCGAGAACGTCGACGATCTGGAGCGAGGCGTCGTCCGCGAGGCCTACGGCGCGGCGAGCCTGGAGTACGTCGAGCGGGCGATCGAACTCGCCCTCGACGAACGGATCGACGCCATCACCACGGCGCCGATCAACAAGCAGTCGACGAAGCTGGCGGGCAGCGAGTACGCGGGCCACACGGGGATGCTCGCGGACTACACAGGTACAGAAAGCTACTCGATGATGCTGATCGAGGAGCCACTGCGCGTGAGTCACGTCAGTACGCACGTTCCCCTGCGCGAGGCCTGCGACCTCGTGACCCGCGAGAACGTGCTCGAGACGATCCGAGTGACCGACGAGGCGCTCCGCGAGTTGGGGATCGAGGAGCCGACGGTGGCGGTTGCGGGGCTCAACCCCCACGCCAGTGACGGGGGCCTGCTCGGCGAGGAGGACGGTCGGGAGATCGAACCCGCGGTCGAAGACGCTCGCGAGGAGGGGATCGACGCTCTCGGACCGGAGTCACCCGACACGGTGTACGTCCAGGCGGCCCGTGGCGCGGCCGACTGCGTCGTCTCGATGTACCACGACCAGGGCCACATCCCGATCAAGACGCTCGGCTTCGCCGAGGGCGGCGCCGTTTCGGGCGTGAACGTCACGATCGGACTGCCGATCATCAGAACGAGCGTCGACCACGGCACCGCCTTCGACATCGCCGGCGAGGGGGTCGCGAGCGAGCGAAGCCTACTCGACGCCGTCGAGGTCGCGAGCGAGATGGCTCGCCGGCGGACGCGGGCCGAAGCGGACGGTGGTGAGCCATGA
- a CDS encoding dihydrodipicolinate synthase family protein: MTALDGSFNGVLCPIVTPLDDGEVDEEALASLTEFILDGGVDGLFPCGTTGEFASLSPEERARVIGTVAEAAGDAPVIAGAAGTSVPETLSRIEEAEAAGADAAAIVGPYFHTANGPDGTRRFFEAVAEESALPLYLYNIPMYVGDGIDAETVGTLAEHESVRGMKDTSGDLSYFLSVDRHTPEEFVLMQGFDTLLVPALRMGSNGGVHALGNVIPEVFAELLDSADEERGSELQREAIAPLFELCVEHGFAPATKAALVHRDVIPSDEVRPPLVELDDEAKEAIADAVDRALSI; this comes from the coding sequence ATGACGGCGCTCGACGGTTCGTTCAACGGCGTACTGTGTCCGATCGTCACCCCCCTCGACGATGGCGAGGTCGACGAGGAGGCGCTCGCCTCGCTCACGGAGTTCATCCTCGACGGCGGGGTCGACGGACTGTTTCCCTGTGGCACCACCGGCGAGTTCGCGAGCCTCTCGCCCGAGGAACGAGCGCGGGTGATCGGTACCGTCGCCGAAGCCGCCGGCGACGCGCCCGTGATCGCCGGTGCGGCGGGAACGAGCGTTCCCGAAACCCTGAGCCGGATCGAGGAGGCAGAGGCGGCGGGGGCCGACGCCGCGGCGATCGTCGGCCCGTACTTCCACACGGCGAACGGCCCCGATGGGACGCGGCGCTTCTTCGAGGCGGTCGCCGAGGAGAGCGCGCTGCCGCTGTATCTCTACAACATCCCGATGTACGTCGGTGACGGCATCGACGCCGAAACCGTGGGGACGCTCGCGGAGCACGAGTCGGTACGGGGCATGAAGGACACCAGCGGCGATCTCTCCTACTTCCTCTCGGTCGACCGCCACACGCCGGAGGAGTTCGTACTGATGCAGGGGTTCGACACGCTCCTGGTTCCCGCCCTCCGGATGGGCTCGAACGGCGGGGTCCACGCGCTCGGGAACGTGATTCCCGAGGTGTTCGCCGAACTGCTCGACTCGGCCGACGAGGAGCGGGGATCCGAGCTTCAGCGCGAGGCGATCGCGCCGCTGTTCGAACTCTGCGTCGAACACGGCTTCGCGCCCGCGACGAAGGCCGCGCTCGTCCACCGCGACGTCATTCCGAGCGACGAGGTCAGGCCGCCGCTGGTCGAACTCGACGACGAGGCGAAGGAGGCGATCGCCGACGCGGTCGATCGGGCGCTGTCGATCTAG